The following is a genomic window from Desulfofarcimen acetoxidans DSM 771.
GAACACTTAGATTATTAGCAATAATTTTTTCAACAACTAGCTTTTGGGTTTCTTCATCAGGTAATGCTAATAATGCTTTAGCATGGCCGGTAGTTATAGATCGATTAGTCACCAACAATTTTATTTCTTCCGGTAATGATAATAAACGTAAAATATTTGCTATGTGCGATCTGCTCTTGCTAATTAATAATGATATATCTTCTTGAGTTAAACTAAAAGTTTCCATTAATTTTTTATAGGCATTTGCTTCCTCTATACTGTTTAAATCCTCACGCTGTATATTCTCTATTAAAGAAACAACTGTCATGTCTATTTCATTATAATTTTTTATTATTGCCGGAATCTTATTTAAACCCAATATCTTACATGCTCGCCACCTGCGCTCTCCGGCAATTATTTCATAAACACCCTGATCAGTTAATCTCACAACGATTGGTTGAACTATACCATGCTCCTTAATAGATTGCACAAGTTCCTCAAG
Proteins encoded in this region:
- a CDS encoding ParB/RepB/Spo0J family partition protein; translated protein: MSKKRGLGKGLGALIGITNDDSESVLEQDERIEIDDEIKKNKQAVYQDIAIEKLIPNSSQPRIDFNIERLEELVQSIKEHGIVQPIVVRLTDQGVYEIIAGERRWRACKILGLNKIPAIIKNYNEIDMTVVSLIENIQREDLNSIEEANAYKKLMETFSLTQEDISLLISKSRSHIANILRLLSLPEEIKLLVTNRSITTGHAKALLALPDEETQKLVVEKIIANNLSVREVEKLIKDIISDNIKKQKEKPEKEKAYILMENNLNSYLKTMVNIRVNNQGSGKIEILYKNKNELDRIINLIGNIK